A stretch of Actinomycetota bacterium DNA encodes these proteins:
- a CDS encoding DUF881 domain-containing protein — protein MAAHPKHRPARTGRIARLRLRRSLAPQLNQTQILITTIFVLLGFATTAAISGSTASSVLANARQTDLVAVLDDLSGREARLQAEVSRLESARQTLLGGSEYQAITEAKRRAAALAQLAGTQKIVAAGITVTISRNLTATTLLDAIQELRDAGATAIQIADAQESVRVVANTWFADTETGVSVSGTELRLPLVISVIGDSSVLSPALRIPGGLVARVEDGAGRVVIAEQPDVEITATVPLQTP, from the coding sequence ATGGCAGCGCATCCAAAACATCGACCCGCTCGAACCGGTCGCATAGCCCGACTACGGTTACGCCGCTCACTTGCGCCACAACTAAATCAGACGCAAATTTTGATTACTACTATTTTTGTATTACTTGGCTTTGCCACTACTGCGGCGATCAGCGGCTCAACTGCAAGCTCAGTTCTAGCCAACGCTCGACAGACTGATCTCGTAGCTGTACTAGACGACCTTTCCGGCCGTGAAGCTCGACTTCAGGCTGAAGTGTCTCGACTCGAAAGTGCCAGGCAAACTCTGCTTGGCGGTAGCGAATATCAAGCGATTACTGAGGCGAAGCGCCGAGCAGCAGCATTAGCCCAATTGGCCGGCACGCAGAAAATTGTTGCCGCTGGCATCACAGTGACGATTTCGCGTAATCTGACTGCCACAACGCTGTTAGACGCTATTCAAGAGTTACGAGATGCAGGTGCAACTGCAATTCAAATAGCAGATGCGCAAGAATCGGTACGGGTGGTGGCAAACACCTGGTTTGCTGACACGGAAACAGGTGTCTCTGTGTCCGGCACCGAATTGAGATTACCGCTGGTAATTAGTGTGATTGGCGATAGCTCAGTACTTAGCCCGGCGCTTAGAATTCCCGGCGGGCTCGTGGCTAGAGTTGAGGACGGTGCCGGTCGAGTCGTTATCGCCGAGCAACCAGATGTGGAAATCACGGCTACGGTACCGCTGCAGACCCCTTAA
- a CDS encoding DUF1290 domain-containing protein — MIPALGLIVGIILGLVLRPTVPLWFQPYLPIAVVAALDAVFGALRSVLDGIFNDRIFVISFLSNVVVAAVIVFLGDQLGVGSQMSTGVVVVLSMRIFANVAAIRRHLLKA; from the coding sequence ATGATCCCGGCTCTCGGTCTGATTGTGGGCATAATTTTGGGTCTAGTTCTACGGCCGACAGTTCCACTTTGGTTCCAACCTTATTTGCCGATTGCGGTAGTAGCGGCACTTGATGCAGTCTTCGGCGCACTTCGGTCGGTTCTTGATGGCATTTTCAACGACCGAATTTTTGTTATCTCATTTCTCTCCAATGTGGTAGTGGCAGCAGTCATCGTATTTCTCGGTGACCAGCTTGGAGTAGGTTCGCAGATGTCAACGGGTGTCGTAGTGGTTTTGTCTATGCGCATCTTTGCTAACGTCGCCGCTATTCGTCGACATCTGCTAAAGGCTTAG